ATAccccatatttttttatttattttgctgaAAGCATATTTTTCGTATTGTTTGATCATCTTTTCTacttttggcgccaaaatttgaaaaaaaaaataattgagagaTATGTACCTTCAAAGTTTGGATTTTTGAAGCAAACTCAAATATATGATGATAATTGACCATAGTATACTTCAAAAATGCCCTCAATTATACAAACTTCAAAGGTTCTTCGACATCtacaatgattttaaattttggcgccaaaaattcaaaaatgatttaaaatgatgaGTCGAGTCTCTCAtactatcaaaaataaataagcgcattttctctcttttagtcattattttattaaaatttaagtaaaaaaaactatacttTAAGATTTATAAGTTTCTTTCACCATCTATCGATACCaactttatttatcttttttctcttctttttttccataatgtcaaataaaaaataaaacttggtTGTTGGTCCGTGCCTCGTAACTactcttcaatattttcaaacaaaccaaacaaaaaattgtcttctaCTTTGCATGACTgttgtaaaacaaaaataaaacacaatcaCACAATATGTTGTCGCATGTTGTTGCATAGATTCAGatgatgattttaataaaaagctgGATGAAGAGGAAACTTCTCGACGTCCAAAGAAGACAAGTATGagctttatttcattttttcctttatatttcatataattttttttttgttaccaaatattttatttattttcattttatagattgattttttttttcgtttcgttgtTGTCACAAATCGTAGGAAATAAGTTGTTgccttttatttctttttttgtgtctttttgtgTCTCGTtctgtagatttttttgttcgatattatttcattttatttttcgtagatGTATAtgtctaataaaataaatttcttttgggaaaaaacatggaaaaatCACACACctttcgttttttcttctattttttttatcaacacaCACAGATGACGAATTCGGCGAAAAGACTGTCAGTATATTATTGGATGGAGAGGAAtctgaaatgatttttattgatcatCCAACTGTCGAAATGAGTGTAAGTATCACTTCATAACATCAAATATAAAGCGCATTACGTTTTCAGCtcgattttccaatttttttaagattttttttctgtcacaaaaatatttttttggaaatggttttttttatgattatggAAAAATCGAAACCGTTGAGTAGATATAAAAGTTTAGAGATTTAAAGAtttgagaacaaaaatttggagattttacgacatttttgagatatttttattttaaattgtataaaaaaactcaatttaaatgcaaaatattgtATATGGATGGAAaaaggatttaatttttgataaaataagatcactttcaacatattttggtcaagactttgaatttttaggacTCAATAAGTACtcatatttgatgaaaattatcttattttatcgaaaattgtgtcctttttataaaaaaaaaaataaaaatttgcattttttttaaacaatacgAAACTCTATAACCTTGAAAATGCCCTAAAATCTACAATATTTGAAGATCCATATCTTCTCAAtggtttcgattttttttcatgatctttcaaacaaaaaattcgacttgtgacaaaaaaaaatcttcaataaaataaattcatagttaataaataatggaAAGAACTTTGTGCATTATCGCGCTACttctcattatttattaaagagGTCGTCTAATATCGTTCATTCAACTCCAAACGCAACGAGACGTTCCGTCGTTGAAATATTGATAACGTCGTCGCGCAGAATATCTGCTTCAatcaaatgttaaatttaaattccgtTAGATTACGGCAGTCTGCctccaagtaaaaaaaaagggcgaagaaaaatctaaaaacggAAGACAAGAGAGAAAGATTAATCAATCACTTCTGTGTGTCGCTAATAGTATGTCATATACCTCCTATTGACGACATGAGTCTGGCAAATTTGTTGACAGTAcaggaaaaaaagtgattgcATGTCTTTCGTtcctcagaatttttttttttgttcgttttcccGATGTTCGCATGGAATATTAATCAAGTTTTTACGGTCACCTGTTCACCTtacctttgattttttttaaatgataaatggagacgtctggtccTCTTGGGCAGCAAAATGCGTGTTGTGTCAGGAAAAAGTATAATTTACCGTTTTCCACAAAACTGGAACTCAACAGGCAAAAAGCAATTTATTCACATGTCAGTCAAAGCAGCCTCTTCTGAATTGTGTTCTTggcactacaaaaaaaaaatacgagagagaataaataaaacggCACATGCTAGAGCAACATACTAATAAATTTGTATCTTTTACAGGTGGAAAACTCCCTTTCCACGTACGAGCCACATGCGTGCGTAATTGTTTACAGTGTCGTACAACGGAGCTCGTTTCACGTTGCCgaagaaatattgaattatctCTGGCGCGAGAacatttctaaagaaaaagcTGTGATTTTGGTAGGAAATAAGGCAGATCTCGCACGGTCTCGTGTCATATCGACATCCGAAGGCAAGAACTTGGCACAGTCACGTGAcgcaaaattcattgaaacatCATCCGGCATCCAACACAATGTGGATGAATTGCTTGTGGGCGTACTTAAACaggtaaaaaaatgagaattgaaaaaaatttcaatttcttacATTTGTTTTCCTCATTTCAGATACGTTTGAAAGAAACACGTGAGAAAAAAGCGAGTGCCAGTAAAATGAGAAGCTCAAAAACACATCTCTCGTTGCATCTGGCAAaggaaattttgcaaaaaattggaCTTACCGACATCTCCAAGTCGAAATCCTGTGAGAATCTGCATGTTTTATAAGATAAGGGgaaattttgctcatttttcctaatgaagcaaaataaaaacaaaaacaagaacAAAGACCATGGCTCGACGCCGTCAAATCTCAATGAAAAGGGCCGCCAACAAAAATCGTCCTccgttaaaatcaaaaatccaaaagacaaaaagaaacaaaacaagGTCGTGCGACTCCAAACATGTCCCACAATTCAAACAacgcaattttaaaattgctttgcgaaaattgatcaattgtCAATTACTTACTTTACTTGGTAAGAATCTTTAAAGCatcactttttataaaaaaaaaatttcttgaagaaTTTATCATCTTCCCTCGTTCGTTATCaatgtcattaaaattaaataataagtcGTAACTCTTGTCCTCGTAGAGTTCACctagatgtaaaaaaaaataaatcgtgtGTAGTAGACGTCAAATAATAGTGACAGCCGTTCTGtccttacataaaaaaaaaatgaaaaaccaaactatataataatataaagtaGACTACCGGCCTAATATTTAACACAGATGTTGATCGGTGTGGATGAACAAATATATCCCCATTTACAGTTCACAGAAAACGCAAATccaatgattttttgacattttttggtccGATGCTGGCATCAGACAGCCAAATCCACACTCAATATATATATGGCATTTATTTGCTCTCAGGAGTAaagaatttgttatttttaagtgATGTTAACAGGTAAGTCTCACACTTGATTAcgctatataaaatttttccgaacATTCTTTTCCACATACTCAAACTGATTACATTCCTGAAAAATTTGAGCTGACgttaaatataatgaaaaatatggtaatgatgtagatttttttataaaaccacCCGGTTTTCCATTAAAACAAATTCCTCAAAACTAACAAACAACATTTATACTGTTAAACCACTGCAAAtgtagtttaattaaattttgtgttattatttgttgttaaagtacttaaaatacataaatatatggatatacaataaaataaatctctgCATGAAAAGTTTCCTATATATGAGAAAATTACAGGGCGTTCTGACAAAACCGTAAAAATATGTagcgtaaaataattttttttttcattgagttTTATTAACATTCAAAAGCAATTActttgtaggaaaaaaaactcGGATGTCATAAAACAAACCACGCGCtcagaaaatgaacaaaagtataacaacaacacatcagaaaattcatttaaaaatttgttgtggtgaaaattaaattgaaacagaaatttatcatgtgcaggaaaattaaaatgtaattatttgaCGGTGAAAAATTAAGCTCGTGTACGTTATCTTTTGCTTacggagaaatatttttttagttaatttatttcctttctgtttttcaatttaatttcaaactacagaaacaaaaaaaaagaaattaaggtAATTAAGtagtattaaataaaaaaataaaagctaatattacgatttaaaaaaaataaaattgatgtaataataataattgtcatCTGTTGACAAagtattaattataaaatattaaaagaaaaatctaaatgaGATATATAAGACTTGTGTAGTTAATCgatggaaatatttaaaaaaaagaggtattaaaaatattatacattttaaggaatttaaatcgtgttaagaaaaaaaatataagtctAGTCTATTTTTCTACTTGTACTATTTacaattgtaaaattatattatatggaATATTTTGAATGGAACTGATACTTCTTTCGCCtcctatgaaaaaataataataaataataatcaaaaagttaTACGAAATTATTGATTCTCTTTCGAAATTCCCGCACaatgctttttaaaatttttaataaagcaaaattgtaattaatataatacaaAAAGATAATAGATAGACTTTGCTTGCTCATTCATACTTGATTTttctaataacaataaattaaccTGATAtggatcaagaaaaaaaatccaattaaaatggGAGAAATTGcgtgaaagaagaaaatcagAATAGCGGAAACCTTTTACGGAAGTGAGTtggttacttaaaaaaaataggataTTGGAAAAAAGAAGAGGAATGTTATAATATTatgattatattaataaaatgaacttaaaaaatactttttttcaaaagctaCAAGATTCGAGTTTCATTTCATAATCAGTTCATGATGACGGCAATACGGTAAGACGTTAGGTAATTGAATGAATGCACACaccttgaaaataaatattatgaggTGTAAAGTCTACTTTCTGTCCTTCGTTTCTCCAAATGTCGTGTGCAAGTCGATCGTTGATAACCTCAATGATCGTCATCGACTTGTGTATTGCGTttgtaaatttctttcattgcAATCTCAGTACATAGATGTCGTCAGTTGTATGGGACAATGTAAACTTGACAACAAGTTGTTTTCTCAGTTGTTGTTTGCTGATTTGGTAATTGTTTTCGAGTGCTTTGCAacaattgtaataataataaaagatttgatttataaaaattattatagcattgtttttattttctcttaaagAATATCTATCGGTATAAAAAGGGGACTTAACATAGTTTCTAACTATTCACTAAAGGAAATACTAATCTACAATCTACTAATTATTGTATACTACTTGATGATATAGAGGGGGATTAGTTGCAAAAGTAATAAACAAGTCTGGAGTACATGGCCAGTGAACTTTAAACTTGTTTGTGAGAATATAGGTAATGAGAGTTAATAGAgctttatgaacaaaaattaaaactttttgacatCAATAATATTAGGAGTGTGTACACATGAGGGAAATACTTTATAGTCTATTGCGTGTGATTTATGAACTAATTAAAGCTTTTGTACGCGAgtcttcaactttttcaactcTTCGGCGATTTCTGTGGGTAAATCTGTGTTAATTTGATCTTCAAAGTATTTCTCAATAGCTTTTGTCTCTTCGATCCAGAAGTCCTTTGGCAAGGAGAACAACTCCTCCATATTGACTTGTGTTTCCAGACCATCGAGACGCAAAGACCCGTCTGTGGGAATTCGGCCAATTGCGCATTCTTTGAAAGCTTCATCGTGACCCGTTACACGAGCCATAATCCAGTCAAGAACACGCAAATTATCGCCATATCCGGGCCACATAAAGTTACCGTTCTTATCCTTGCGGAACCAGTTGACATGGAAGACCTTTGGTGGCTCAGCTCCCAATTCTTTAGCGCGTTTTTCCATGCTAAGCCAGTGGGAGAGATAATGACCAAAGTTGTAACCGAAGAAGGGACGCATAGCAAACGGATCGTGCATGATAACCTTTGCTTTGTGTTCGGCAGCAGCAGTTGCTTCCGAACGGAGAGCAGCACCAATAAATACACCGTGAGTCCAGTTGTTTGCCTCATAAATGAGTGGCACGCCTTGGGGACGACGACCTCCGAACAAGATGGCGCTGATTGGAACACCTTTTGGATCTTCCCATGCGGAATCGATGATGGGGCATTGAGAAGCTGGTGTGCAGAAACGCGAGTTGGGATGAGCAGCTGGAGTTTTTGATTTTCCCAATTCCCATGGGTTGCCAAGCCAATCGGTGATTTTGACATCCTTGGGAATTTCCTTTTCCAAACCTTCCCAGAAAACGCCGCCATCGGATGTGTAAGCAACATTTgtgaaaattgtgtttttgtaGACAGTTTTCATGGCATTTGGATTTGTTGCCATCGAAGTTCCGGGAGCGACACCGAAGAAGCCATTTTCTGGGTTGATCGCACGAAGTTGACCTTTCTCGTCAAAACGCATCCAAGCAATATCATCTCCGACACATTCGACTTTGTAACCGGGCAACGATGGTGTCAACATGGCAAGATTTGTCTTTCCGCAAGCAGATGGGAATGCAGCagtcaagtattttttaacgCCATCGGGATTGGTGATACCCAAGATTAACATATGTTCTGCCAACCAGCCTTCGCGTTGACCAATAACGCTGCCAATACGCAAAGCGAAGcattttttacccaaaattGAGTTGCCACCATAACCAGAGCCATAAGACACAATTTCATTGAGTTCTGGTTTGTGCAAAATGATGACACGTTCAGGATCGCAAGGCCATGAAGGAACAACAATTTTACCATCAGCTGGCATACCAACGGAATGCAAACACTTGATAAAGTCATCAGTTTCGGCAATTTTGTCCATCACGTGTTGTCCCATGCGCGTCATAATTCTCATGCTGCAAACCACGTATGGCGAATCGGTGATTTCAATACCGTATTTGGCCAAGGGAGATCCAACGGGACCCATGGAGAAGGGAACAACGTACATTGTGCGACCTTTCATGCAGCCAGGGAAACGAGCCTTGATCTCCTTGTTGTAGTCACTTGGAGAAATCCAGTTACCAAGAGCACCAGTAGCACCATTTTTAGGCAATGGAATTGTATCTTCGCGCTTGTCAGTGCAAATGAAGGTACGCGACTCGACACGAGCAACATCGCGTGGATCGGTGCGAGCTAACCAGCAGTTTTCGTACTTGGGCAATGGGATGACGGTCTTTTGCTCGAGCATGATTTTCGTGAGCAAGGAATTTTCGCGATCGCTTCCATCGCAAATTTGGATTTTCTCGGGTTGGCACAAAAGAGCAGATTCCTCGACAAATGCGCGGACCTTGGGCGACAACTTGCTAATATCCCCTTGGCTGATGGAATAGCCACGGATGTGGTTAAGGAGGTTCGTCTTAGCGAAATGTCCAACGTTAGACAATGTTCtgtaatgaaacaaaaaatgcaaaaaaaaatcgttactaAATGGAATAATAACAAAGCGAACGTTAAAAAATGCATGTTCAAACAAACGACGAAAGTTGCATCATCAAATTGCATTGAAAACACTTACGGTGCATTGTATGATTGTTCGATGATTTCaggcatttttattgtttgaagtATGTCTcttcttcacaaaaatttaatatttattttttttataagcgtAATAAGTTTCAAAGGAATTAAactagacaaattttttacttttatttagtCAGGTACgataatcacaaaattttaacgaattaatttttcgaaaaaacaataactcatttaaacaaattaattaaaaaaattgaattgaacacTTTTCACTAAATTCTTCGTTAAAATCAAATGTATTGTGATAATAATCGTtttctgtttttaaaatttgtcttccTTTGTCACT
The sequence above is drawn from the Culicoides brevitarsis isolate CSIRO-B50_1 chromosome 1, AGI_CSIRO_Cbre_v1, whole genome shotgun sequence genome and encodes:
- the LOC134828119 gene encoding phosphoenolpyruvate carboxykinase [GTP], which encodes MPEIIEQSYNAPTLSNVGHFAKTNLLNHIRGYSISQGDISKLSPKVRAFVEESALLCQPEKIQICDGSDRENSLLTKIMLEQKTVIPLPKYENCWLARTDPRDVARVESRTFICTDKREDTIPLPKNGATGALGNWISPSDYNKEIKARFPGCMKGRTMYVVPFSMGPVGSPLAKYGIEITDSPYVVCSMRIMTRMGQHVMDKIAETDDFIKCLHSVGMPADGKIVVPSWPCDPERVIILHKPELNEIVSYGSGYGGNSILGKKCFALRIGSVIGQREGWLAEHMLILGITNPDGVKKYLTAAFPSACGKTNLAMLTPSLPGYKVECVGDDIAWMRFDEKGQLRAINPENGFFGVAPGTSMATNPNAMKTVYKNTIFTNVAYTSDGGVFWEGLEKEIPKDVKITDWLGNPWELGKSKTPAAHPNSRFCTPASQCPIIDSAWEDPKGVPISAILFGGRRPQGVPLIYEANNWTHGVFIGAALRSEATAAAEHKAKVIMHDPFAMRPFFGYNFGHYLSHWLSMEKRAKELGAEPPKVFHVNWFRKDKNGNFMWPGYGDNLRVLDWIMARVTGHDEAFKECAIGRIPTDGSLRLDGLETQVNMEELFSLPKDFWIEETKAIEKYFEDQINTDLPTEIAEELKKLKTRVQKL